Part of the bacterium genome, TGAGGAGATATAAATGTTAAAAAAAGGAATGATAAGTTTTGTTCTAGTGGCCGCTTTGGCGCTATTTCAAACATCGTGTGCAACAAAAACAGGTAAAGGCGCAGCCATTGGCGGTGTTGGAGGAGCAGCAGCAGGAGCTGGTATAGGCGCATTAGTCGGTGGTAAAAACGGCGCTTTAGCAGGTGCAGCTATTGGTGCAGTAGCGGGTACAGCAACAGGTGCAGCCATTGGTCGTCACATGGATAAAAAAGAAGCCAAACTTAGAAAACAAGTTAAGAGCGCCAATATTCAGCGTGTGGGCAACGATTTGATTGTACGTTTTCCTTCTGGAATCTTGTTTGACAGTAATCAGTATTCATTAAAAGCAGCTTCACAAAATGATTTGGCGGAGTTTGCTAAAATTATTGCTGAGGACAATACCACATCATTGGTTATTGAAGGTCATACCGATAACACAGGTTCAGATAGTTATAACCAAGTTTTATCAAAAAACAGAGCTGAAAGTGTTCAGACATTTTTGAGTTCAAAAGGTGTTCCTACTTCAAGAATGGCAGCTGTAGGCGCAGGAGAATCTCAGCCAGTGGCAGATAACTCTTCAGCAGAAGGAAGAGCCCTGAACAGACGCGTTGTCGTTAAAGTAATGGCAGATGCTGTTGCTATTGAAAAAATGAACAAAGGTTAATTTTGTTCAAGCGAAACCTCGTGATAGGGTTGAGCGCATAAGAAAAAAGGGACAGGTAACAAATACCTGTCCCTTTTTTATTGCATGGAGTTTTTAAGAGATAAAATTATTTTATGAACGCTTGGCTAATCGGGCTGAAAAAAAACCGCAGCAAGAAAAAACCTTGCTTTGCAGCATATTTATTCGTAAAGCAAGAGTATGATTTTAAGTGATACCCAAATAGAAAAAGAAATAGAACAAGGAAGCATCAAAATAGAACCTTTCAGAGCAAAGTGTTTAGGGTCAAACAGTTATGATGTGCATCTTGGTAAAACCTTGGGTGTTTATGATGACGCTATTTTGGATAGCAAAAAAGATAACAGCGTTCACTACTTTGAAATTCCAGAAGAAGGATATGTTTTAAAACCTAATGTTTTGTATTTGGGAATTACTGAAGAATATACCGAAACCCATAAACATGTGCCTTTTTTAGAAGGTAAGTCCAGTGCCGGTCGTTTGGGGATTGATATTCACGCCACGGCAGGTAAGGGTGATGTTGGTTTTTGTAATTATTGGACTTTGGAAATCTCTGTGCAAATGCCAGTAAGGGTGTATGCGGGGATGCCTATTGGACAGCTGATTTATTTTGAAGTCAGTGGAGAAGTCAGAACCAGCTATGCCACAAAAGCTTCCGCCAAGTACAATCAAAAAGATGTTAAGCCCATGGGCTCCATGATGTGGAAAAACTTTTAAGTTTTTTCATAGGTGAAGAATCAGTTCTGAGTACTCATTTTTAGGCTTGAATATTCTATTTAAGTTGGGTAGCTTCCCAGTATGGGGAAATCAGTCAATAGAGTTGTGTTTGTATTCGTAGGTATTTTAAATCTGGGTCTTGGACAAGCTGTTTATGCGCAAAGTGAACTGGGGGTCAGCTCTAGTTTATTCTCAGGTGAAATCAGGCAGAGTTATAGCAGCAGTTCAGCGCGATCATTAAAAGATTTGCTGTTTTTTTGGAATGAGGATTATACCGATGATCTGTCAAGGCCATGGAAAGCTGACTTTGATGTGGACGCTTATCGTGAGAACCTTAAAAATTCTTGGTATGGAAAGTGCCGTAATAAAGATTTTTACTATTATCCAATACAAGAAATCACCATTGCTGGAACTTCAAAATTACAGGATAAATGCAGACCTGAGTTTTTATACTCTTGGGGAAATGAAAAAAAGCTAGAAGAATTAAAATCTGTTGCAGGAAATGGTGCGTGGTCACATGGTTTTGCTCCTTCGATTTCAGATGCGTTGTCTGATCAAAATATTAGAGTTTTGTATATGGGCTTAACCCCTGCCAGTACCTTTCCTTATGGAGATGTCATGGTTCGTTTAAAGGTTAGGCCAGATGTGAGTTTTATTAATATTGAAAGTGAGTGGTTCAGGCACAACTGGGGGGCTGACTGTTCTAAAGTTTCTCAAAACATTAAAGATAATGTGATTGTGTATAAATATAGAGTGTTTGATGGACCTGCCTTGCCGGCGTATCAAGTTTATTTGGAGTATCAAGCATGTTCACCCAGAGTTTTTGAGTCCTGGAGCCATGATACAAAATATAATTATGATGAAATTGTGAAAGATTATTTATGGATGATGTATGGAGAATCATGGACATCTGAGCATATTGCGTATCAATATTTGGTAGATGGATTATCTATTCAGCAAACAGAAACATATGGTAAAGGACGCTTTCATCAGCAAAATATTGATGGAGCAAGGTGGACAAAAGAAAACTTTACCCAAATGCTCAAAGTGCAAATTGATAGGATCAAGGTTAAGAAGGGAGAAGTTTTTTATCACAACGCTTGCTTTAATCATTATGATTACACGCAGCCTATGTGGTTCTTAAATGATGTACCGTGATAAACAGGAAAGTCTTTTTTAGCGAGATGAATTGATAGTTTTTATTCTACAAGCCTAAGCTTTGAATAAACGCATTGTTGTTGGAAGATCTTTGTAGAAAACCTTCAATCAATACTTCTGCATCTTGACTTCCACCTTTTTCTAAAATCCACTTTTTATAGTCAAGACCTGCGTTTTGGTCCAGCAGCCCATTTTTTTCAAAGCGTGTAAATAAGTCTGCGGCATAAACTTCAGCCCAAAGGTAACCATAATAGGCAGAATCATAGCCGCCCATGAGGTGGCCAAAGCCTGCAACTTTGAGAGAATCTTCTGGCATGGGAATGCTAAAAATATCCTTTTGTACATCACTCCAAAGTTTGATGGGATCAAGTTTACCATTGCTTGTATGGTACTTTAAATCAACGGTGGCAAACATCAATTGTCTGCAATAGTGTAGACCTGTATCGCAGAGTTTGGAGGCTAGGATCTTGTCTAGCAGGTCTTTAGGCAAAGTTTGAGAAGCGTTTTGATAATGTCCGGAGAATTTATTGAGCATGCGTTCATCCCACACCCAATTCTCTAAAACCTGTGAAGGGGTTTCAACAAAGTCTCTGGCGACACTTGTTCCAGAAAAGGCTAAGTACGGAGCGCGAGTTAGAGTTTGGTGCATGATGTGACCAAACTCATGAAATAGGGTTTCTACCTGATTGATAGGCAATAAAGAGGGGGTGTCTTGGCTTGGCTGAGGGAAGTTTGCCACAATAGCAGATACCGGTTTATTATAGCTACCATCGGGCAACAGTCTTCCTGATTTTAAAGTAAAGGCAGCGGCATGGGGGTATTTGTTGTTACGAGGGTATAAATCCATGTAAAAGTATGCCACTGGATTAGGATCATTGTTTTCAGTAATGCTAAATAATTGAGCATCTTTGTGCCAAGCAAAGTGATTATCAATTTGATTAAACTTTACGTTGAATAGCGTTTGATAAATGTCAAACATACCCTTGATCACAGTTTTTGCCGGGAAGTATTCTTTGATAAGTTCTTGATCAACTTGGTATTTTTCTTTTTTCAGTTGATTCATATAGTAGCGCCAATCCCAGTCATTGAGATGTGTTGTGCCAGGTTGCTCTTTTTGTTTGAGTGCAAGGAGTTGGTCAAGCTCTTGTTTGAGTTTAGGCCGGAGTTTGTTAGTAAGGTCTTTAAGAAAGTGCTCAACGTTTTCTGGGGTTTTGGCCATACGCTCTTCTAAAATGAATGCCGCGTGATTTTTATAGCCCATGATTTTTGCTAAAATATGACGTATGCGTAAAGCTTGTTGAAACAAGGCAATATTCTGTTTTCCGCCACGTTTGAAAAACTTTGTTTGTAAAAGCTTTCGTGTGGAAGCTTTTTTGGCATTTTCCATAATGGAAAAATAGTGTGGGTAGGCCAACGTAACAATGTAAGTATTGCCTTTGGTTTTCTCAAGCTGCTCTAGAAAAGATTCGGGTAAGCCTTCGAGATCGCTTTTTGTAAGCTCTGTATTGTCAGTGTGTTCAGCAAGGTTTTTACTGAATTGTGATTGCAGTTCACTTAAGGCCTTACTGAGTTTGTTGTAACGTGATCTTTGATGTTGATTGAGTTTCATGCCTGAACGCTCAAAAGCAAGAAGCGTTTTGTCAACCAAACGCTTATCAACGGGTTTAAGCTCAAGATAATCATGTTTATTTTTAAAGCTATGTAAAACTCTATAAAGTTTTTCTCGCGTATAAAGATCAACATAAAATTGATTCACCTGCTGTTGGCAATTAAAAGCGGAATCTCTTAATGATTTGTCGGCAGAGACACTGTTGAAAAAAACCAGAGGCAAATAAATGTCGCTAAAGTCTCCTAAGCTTTGATCAAAGGCAACAAAGGTATTGTTAAAGCTGACGCTGTCTGGATTTAAGTTTTCAATTGAAGAGAGTCTCATGTCCAGCTGTTTTATAGCTTGCTGGCAATGTTCTGTGATTTGTTTGGCGTCTAGATTAAAATCAATAGGCGAGTTGTGCATGCCGCTATTTATGAAAGGTTATCTTAAAAAAAGCAAAGAAAAAACGCTGTATTAAAAAAGTTTGGATAGTAAAAATGATATAAGCATAATTTTTTTTACGCGTTAAATTATTAAATTAATAAATGTTTCTAGCAAAAATATTAAATAAAAGGATTTTTTTATTGTATTTTTTATTGATCTTGTCTAACAACACAAGACTATGCAGAAAAATATTTTGCGTTATGCGCTAGTTTTAGGGTTTAGTTTAATAGTAAGTTCTTGTATTTCAACGGAAAATGAGAAGTTTTTTGGTACAACAAAACCAAAACATGATCCAAATGTTTTGTGGATCAACAATGGATCAGAACCACAATATATGGATCCACAAAAAGCTTCTGGTGCGCCGGATGGTGAAATTGTAAGAAATATGTTTGGTCGTTTAACAGAAATTAATCCTAAAACCGGCAAACCTATTGCTGACATGGCAGAAAGATGGGAAATTTCTGAGGATGGGACTGAATTTACATTTTATATGCGAAAAGGATTGCAGTGGTCAGATGGTAAGCCTCTGACAGCACATGATGTTGAGTATTCATGGTTACGTTTGCTTGATCCAGAAACAGCGTCTGTGTACGCAAGTTTGGCTTTTGATATTGTTAACGGTGACGCTTATAATCTGGGAGCAATTTTTGTTCAAGGCCAAGGGCTCAGTGTTGAAAAAATTCAAGATACATTAAGTGCTTTGGATCTGGGCGATATCAAACAGTCCAAATATCCAGCGGGCTTCATGGTCTATCCAGAGGGTTCTGATAAAGATGCTGTGCGCAAAGCTATTCTAAAGAAAGTAAATGAGGAAAAAGTTTTAGGTGCAGAGGTTACAGCAGAACCGGCCGCCAAAAAACATGTTCAAGCTAAGGCTTTGGATGATGAACGGTTTTGGGTCAAGCTTAATGGTCCACTTCCATATTTCTTAGCCATGATTGAGTTTTATATTTTTGCCATTGTTCCTGAGCATGTGATTGAAAAAATTAAAGCGCGCGACGGTGATGATAGTTTATGGGTACGCCCTGAAAATGTGGTGTGTAACTATGCATATTGTTTGGAAGAAGAGGCCTTTAGACAGTATAAAATTTTTAAAAAGAACCCATTATTTTGGGATGCTAAAAATGTCACCCTTGATACCGTGAAAGCCTATTCTATTGAAAGTGGTAATACCAATATTTTTATGTACAGAACAGGGGAGGTTGATTGGACAGGTGCCAATACCGATGTGCCCTTGGAGTACATTAAAAAACTTAAGCACTTAGAAGATTTTCATATTGATCCTTATCTTGGCGTATACTTTTATGGCTTTAATGTGAACTCTAAACCTCTGGATGATAGCAGAGTGAGAAGAGCCTTGAGTAAAGCTGTGGATAGAAAAGCTTTGTCTGAGATTTTGGGTGGCGGTGAGATTCCTTTTGCCGATATGGTTATGGATGGCTTAGCGGGTTACAAATCTTTAGGTACGCCATTGTTTGAGCCGAAAGAAGCAAAAAGACTTTTAGCAGAAGCAGGCTTTCCAGATGGCAAAGGTTTTCCTCGCTTAGAGCTGGTTTACAACACCCAAGAAAAACATAAGCAAATTGGACAAGCCGTTCAACAAATGTGGAAAGAGAATCTTAACATTGAGATAGAGTTGGTGAATAAAGAATGGAAAGTGTATCTGGATGATATGACCGGAAGAAACTACGACATTATTCGTAGAGGTTGGATTGGTGACTTTATTGATCCTTACACTTTCTTGGAATTGGCCTTGTCAACATCCGGCAACAATAGAACAGGTTGGAAGAATGCAAAGTACGATAAGTTGATTCGTAATGCGAATATCATGAGCGATTACGATAAGCGACTTGAAATGATGCGTGAAGCAGAGAAAATTCATGCGCAAGAGATGCCTTTTATGCCATTGTTTTTGTATACAAGGAATCATATCAAAAAACCCTATTTGAAAGGCTTTTACTTTGACTATCAAGGACATCATCATTGGAGGTATATGTACATTGATGAGCGTTACTATGATGGTAAATATCATAAAGAGCTTCCTGAGGAAGAAGATCCTTTAAGAAGAAGCCCTGTGTGGCCTCCATCAGAGGAAACAACAACCATAACTTTGGATGAAATAAAGGGTTCAAAGTCAGCGAGTGTCAATGTAACGCAAATCAATAAGGTGGGATCATGATTAGATTTATTACCCGACGTTTGATCGGTATTGTTATTACATTTTTTGTGGCAATCAGCTTGTCATTTTTTATTGTTCGTTATGCCAAGGGTTCACCCTTTACATCTGAGCGGGCCATGACTGCTGAAGTAAAACAAGCTTTAGAAGAGCGCTACGGCTTTGATAAGCCAATGCCAGTTCAATACATGAACTACATGAAAAAAGTGTTTTTTGAATTTGATTTGGGTTTATCAACCAAATACCCAGACAGAACCGTGAATGAAATTATTGGTATGAGCTTACCTAAAACCATGCTGCTTGGCATGTTTGCTTTGTTTTGGGCTATACTCGTGGGCTTGTCTGCAGGAATAATTGGAGCTGTGAAGCAAAATACCAAGTGGGATTTTGCTGCCATGTCGATGGCCGTTGTGGGTATAAGCTTACCCAGTTTTGTTTTAGGTCCAATTTTAGCTTTGATTTTTGCGCTGGGCTTACTATGGTTTCCTGCCGGTGGCTGGGGAACCTTTAGTCACTTGGTTTTACCCGCTATTACTTTAGGAACGCTCAGAGCTGCGTATATTGCGCGTTTATCTAGGAGTGGAATGCTTGAAGTAGTCCGTTCTGATTTTGTTAGAACAGCCCGAGCAAAAGGTTTAAGAGAGTCTTACATTATTTGGAAACACGCATTGAAAGGCGGTATCATTCCGGTTGTAAGTTATTTAGGGCCAGCCATTGCGAACATCATGGTTGGAAGCGTTGTGGTAGAAAAAATCTTTAACTTACCAGGGATGGGACCTTACTTTGTTGATGCGGCCTTTAACCGGGATTATTTTTTAGTGTTGGGTGTTGTGATTGTTTATTCAGCATTTCTTTTATTATTAAACTTGGCGGTGGATGTTGCCTACCGTTTATTAGATCCGAGGGTAAATTTCAATGGCTAATGCATTAGAAAAAAAACAAGAAGAAAGAATAATTGTTGAAGGAACATCTTTATGGAAAGATGCTTACCGACGTTTAAAGAAGAACAAGCCAGCCATGATTTGTGCCTATATTGTGCTATTTTTAGTGCTTTTATGTTTTTTAGGGCCATGGATTATCAATGAGTTTTTTCCAGACTATGCTTACAGAAAAACAGACTTGGTTTTAAAAGCGCAGCCACCTTCATTGAAGCATTGGTTTGGAACAGACTTTTTGGGGCGTGACTTGTTTTCAAGAGTGTTGATG contains:
- a CDS encoding ABC transporter permease subunit, translated to MIRFITRRLIGIVITFFVAISLSFFIVRYAKGSPFTSERAMTAEVKQALEERYGFDKPMPVQYMNYMKKVFFEFDLGLSTKYPDRTVNEIIGMSLPKTMLLGMFALFWAILVGLSAGIIGAVKQNTKWDFAAMSMAVVGISLPSFVLGPILALIFALGLLWFPAGGWGTFSHLVLPAITLGTLRAAYIARLSRSGMLEVVRSDFVRTARAKGLRESYIIWKHALKGGIIPVVSYLGPAIANIMVGSVVVEKIFNLPGMGPYFVDAAFNRDYFLVLGVVIVYSAFLLLLNLAVDVAYRLLDPRVNFNG
- a CDS encoding peptide ABC transporter substrate-binding protein, which gives rise to MQKNILRYALVLGFSLIVSSCISTENEKFFGTTKPKHDPNVLWINNGSEPQYMDPQKASGAPDGEIVRNMFGRLTEINPKTGKPIADMAERWEISEDGTEFTFYMRKGLQWSDGKPLTAHDVEYSWLRLLDPETASVYASLAFDIVNGDAYNLGAIFVQGQGLSVEKIQDTLSALDLGDIKQSKYPAGFMVYPEGSDKDAVRKAILKKVNEEKVLGAEVTAEPAAKKHVQAKALDDERFWVKLNGPLPYFLAMIEFYIFAIVPEHVIEKIKARDGDDSLWVRPENVVCNYAYCLEEEAFRQYKIFKKNPLFWDAKNVTLDTVKAYSIESGNTNIFMYRTGEVDWTGANTDVPLEYIKKLKHLEDFHIDPYLGVYFYGFNVNSKPLDDSRVRRALSKAVDRKALSEILGGGEIPFADMVMDGLAGYKSLGTPLFEPKEAKRLLAEAGFPDGKGFPRLELVYNTQEKHKQIGQAVQQMWKENLNIEIELVNKEWKVYLDDMTGRNYDIIRRGWIGDFIDPYTFLELALSTSGNNRTGWKNAKYDKLIRNANIMSDYDKRLEMMREAEKIHAQEMPFMPLFLYTRNHIKKPYLKGFYFDYQGHHHWRYMYIDERYYDGKYHKELPEEEDPLRRSPVWPPSEETTTITLDEIKGSKSASVNVTQINKVGS
- the dcd gene encoding dCTP deaminase is translated as MILSDTQIEKEIEQGSIKIEPFRAKCLGSNSYDVHLGKTLGVYDDAILDSKKDNSVHYFEIPEEGYVLKPNVLYLGITEEYTETHKHVPFLEGKSSAGRLGIDIHATAGKGDVGFCNYWTLEISVQMPVRVYAGMPIGQLIYFEVSGEVRTSYATKASAKYNQKDVKPMGSMMWKNF
- a CDS encoding OmpA family protein, with the protein product MLKKGMISFVLVAALALFQTSCATKTGKGAAIGGVGGAAAGAGIGALVGGKNGALAGAAIGAVAGTATGAAIGRHMDKKEAKLRKQVKSANIQRVGNDLIVRFPSGILFDSNQYSLKAASQNDLAEFAKIIAEDNTTSLVIEGHTDNTGSDSYNQVLSKNRAESVQTFLSSKGVPTSRMAAVGAGESQPVADNSSAEGRALNRRVVVKVMADAVAIEKMNKG
- a CDS encoding Zn-dependent oligopeptidase; translated protein: MHNSPIDFNLDAKQITEHCQQAIKQLDMRLSSIENLNPDSVSFNNTFVAFDQSLGDFSDIYLPLVFFNSVSADKSLRDSAFNCQQQVNQFYVDLYTREKLYRVLHSFKNKHDYLELKPVDKRLVDKTLLAFERSGMKLNQHQRSRYNKLSKALSELQSQFSKNLAEHTDNTELTKSDLEGLPESFLEQLEKTKGNTYIVTLAYPHYFSIMENAKKASTRKLLQTKFFKRGGKQNIALFQQALRIRHILAKIMGYKNHAAFILEERMAKTPENVEHFLKDLTNKLRPKLKQELDQLLALKQKEQPGTTHLNDWDWRYYMNQLKKEKYQVDQELIKEYFPAKTVIKGMFDIYQTLFNVKFNQIDNHFAWHKDAQLFSITENNDPNPVAYFYMDLYPRNNKYPHAAAFTLKSGRLLPDGSYNKPVSAIVANFPQPSQDTPSLLPINQVETLFHEFGHIMHQTLTRAPYLAFSGTSVARDFVETPSQVLENWVWDERMLNKFSGHYQNASQTLPKDLLDKILASKLCDTGLHYCRQLMFATVDLKYHTSNGKLDPIKLWSDVQKDIFSIPMPEDSLKVAGFGHLMGGYDSAYYGYLWAEVYAADLFTRFEKNGLLDQNAGLDYKKWILEKGGSQDAEVLIEGFLQRSSNNNAFIQSLGL